One Lytechinus variegatus isolate NC3 chromosome 11, Lvar_3.0, whole genome shotgun sequence DNA segment encodes these proteins:
- the LOC121424244 gene encoding cytosolic carboxypeptidase 6-like: MADKRVDSGSDSDGDEAVVGNLNKFAVLPLGYSGRPKPGHLIFDACFECGNLGRVDYITEHEYDLFVRPDTCNPRFRVWFNFTVENTKADQRVIFNIVNFSKTKSLYREGMAPMVKSSSRTRWQRIPSKNVYYYRCPDHRKNYVMSFAFCFDKESDLYQFSYCYPYSYTRLQTYLSAIEKRRLDFVKRELLCLSVICLEIEQAFCRSC; encoded by the exons ATGGCAGACAAGCGAGTTGATTCTG GTTCTGATAGCGATGGCGATGAAGCAGTCGTTGGTAATCTCAATAAGTTTGCTGTTCTCCCTTTGGGATACAGTGGGAGACCCAAACCTGGACATCTCATCTTTGATGCTTGTTTTGAATGTG GTAACCTGGGACGTGTTGATTATATCACAGAGCATGAATACGATCTGTTCGTTAGGCCCGATACCTGTAATCCCAGGTTTAGAGTTTGGTTCAACTTCACAGTGGAGAACACCAAAGCAGATCAG cGTGTGATATTCAACATAGTAAACTTCAGCAAGACCAAGAGTTTGTACAGAGAAGGAATGGCACCAATGGTAAAATCTTCAAGTAGAACAAGatg GCAGAGGATACCTTCCAAGAATGTCTACTATTACCGATGCCCAGACCACAGGAAGAACTATGTCATGTCCTTTGCTTTCTGCTTTGACAAGGAGAGTGATCTCTATCAGTTCTCCTACTGCTACCCGTACTCCTACACCAGACTACAGACCTACCTATCGGCCATTGAGAAGAGGAGGTTGGACTTTGTCAAGAGAGAGCTACTCTGCCTCAGTGTG ATATGCCTGGAAATCGAGCAAGCATTTTGCCGTTCATGCTAA